In one window of Paraflavitalea soli DNA:
- a CDS encoding SusC/RagA family TonB-linked outer membrane protein encodes MKLTAILLFCFAMQASSKGFSQKVHLTVKNAPLAEVFKELKKQTGFSFMWDEQTMRLSKSVTIRAKGKEFRDVLNELMKNQPLSYSMIDNMVLVKIRPEKPGMVAPQPASTPRDTVQVKGRVQNQAGEPLAGVTVSVKGKSTVVQSNDDGTYHIAAEPNEVLIFSYTGLGSQEERIDRRTQINVTLQIAANDLNEVVVIGYGSRKKKDLVGAVGVASSKDFGDVATSNASQLIQGKMAGVQVLDNGGNPGAATNIVVRGTGSFTNTTPLYVVDGIQTDVNVFNSLSPYDIQDITVLKDAASVAIYGAQGANGVVMITTRRPKNKKAQISYDSYVGASRPWKTFDLMDAAQYVGIVKEWFANSGATMPGNLNNPDVLVTRTDWQDVMFRTGKLQEHHLNIGGSTENMNYTVSAGYTKQSGQVVGSDFQRMNLRINLEEKAGKRFKFGQQLSTRYRVSRGVAASLVNGLRMPPYIPLYDPSNLLGGFGIATSAKDANDSQNPLVATTYRDVRNRGFNSYLQLYGEVQLMEGLKFRSQMGITFDFTQSYNYNPTYAANQLVTQNGISEAYGYNLGYIWENYFNYDKTFGVHGLNLTAGMSYKDEGLLRGLSINGSNFPNNEIHQIGAAQTAVLGSAYANSGSRFISYFGRLGYTFNEKYILSGTIRRDATSLFARDFRVGYFPSAGVAWRLSDEKFMHALSWISELKLRGSWGKTGNSNIAGFAFQSNVWTGSNNSVVYPLGPGETLFNGTTIAVPFSPALQWETTYSTDIGIDAGFLKNKLSVSIGYYNRDNRDLLVGVPLPPSRGYGGVAGAPNSQVINAASVYNRGVEVTVGYADRKGDFSYNVSLNAAYNKNQVESLGTQGAVPIVEGAFYDVPNSTRTAIGSQIGAFYGFVYDHVAIDANDVEKYNELARKATGNASAVYQDGLLPGDRIYKDVNGDGVVTDDDQTVIGNPIPKWSYGGNINLAYKNIDLMIGMQGFAGVDLVNGLNFYMQGFALPFNGKTDILNRWQKPGDITDIARVGQNVPSNVQRMSSWYVENGSYLRLRNVTLGYTFSPAKLKAFTNNTLTSLRLYVTGQNLLTFTKYTGFDPEVGGGIFDRGVDTGGYPHARSFLAGVRLSF; translated from the coding sequence ATGAAACTAACAGCTATTCTTCTGTTTTGCTTTGCCATGCAGGCCAGTTCAAAAGGCTTCTCGCAGAAAGTTCATCTGACTGTTAAAAATGCTCCGCTGGCCGAAGTATTCAAGGAGTTAAAAAAGCAAACAGGTTTTTCGTTCATGTGGGACGAGCAAACGATGCGTTTAAGCAAGTCTGTTACCATACGGGCTAAAGGAAAGGAGTTCCGGGATGTGCTGAATGAATTGATGAAAAACCAGCCTTTGTCTTACTCGATGATCGATAATATGGTGCTGGTAAAGATCCGCCCGGAGAAACCCGGGATGGTTGCGCCGCAGCCTGCTTCTACACCGCGCGATACGGTGCAGGTGAAGGGACGTGTGCAGAACCAGGCTGGTGAACCGCTGGCAGGGGTTACGGTTTCAGTGAAAGGCAAGAGCACTGTTGTGCAATCGAACGATGACGGCACTTATCATATCGCTGCTGAGCCCAACGAAGTGCTCATCTTTTCGTATACGGGCCTTGGCAGCCAGGAAGAGCGCATCGATCGCCGTACGCAGATCAATGTTACGCTGCAAATTGCCGCCAATGACCTGAACGAAGTGGTGGTGATCGGTTATGGATCGAGGAAAAAGAAAGACCTGGTGGGGGCCGTAGGTGTTGCCAGCTCCAAGGATTTTGGTGATGTAGCTACCAGTAACGCTTCGCAATTGATACAGGGTAAAATGGCGGGGGTTCAGGTACTCGATAATGGTGGGAATCCCGGTGCGGCCACGAATATTGTGGTCCGCGGCACGGGGTCTTTCACCAATACCACGCCGCTGTATGTGGTGGACGGGATCCAAACGGATGTGAATGTTTTCAACTCGCTCAGCCCGTATGATATCCAGGACATCACGGTACTGAAAGACGCGGCCTCGGTAGCTATCTATGGGGCGCAGGGCGCCAATGGCGTAGTGATGATCACTACGCGCCGCCCCAAAAACAAGAAGGCGCAGATCTCATACGACAGTTATGTGGGTGCTTCCAGACCCTGGAAGACCTTCGACCTGATGGATGCTGCACAATATGTAGGGATCGTGAAAGAATGGTTTGCCAACTCCGGCGCTACGATGCCGGGCAATCTGAACAATCCTGATGTATTGGTGACAAGAACGGATTGGCAGGATGTGATGTTCCGGACGGGCAAGCTGCAGGAGCATCACCTGAATATAGGCGGCTCCACAGAGAACATGAATTACACGGTTTCTGCCGGGTATACCAAACAATCGGGCCAGGTGGTGGGTTCGGATTTTCAGCGCATGAACCTGCGCATTAACCTGGAAGAAAAAGCGGGAAAAAGATTCAAGTTTGGCCAGCAGCTCAGCACGCGGTACCGCGTAAGCAGGGGTGTAGCAGCCAGCCTGGTGAATGGGCTGCGTATGCCCCCTTATATTCCGCTATACGATCCTTCGAACCTGCTTGGCGGTTTTGGTATTGCTACGAGCGCCAAAGATGCCAACGATAGCCAGAATCCGCTGGTGGCCACCACGTACAGGGATGTACGGAACCGGGGATTCAACAGCTACCTGCAACTGTACGGAGAGGTACAGCTGATGGAGGGACTTAAATTCCGTTCGCAGATGGGGATCACCTTCGACTTTACGCAAAGCTATAATTATAATCCTACGTATGCTGCCAACCAGCTGGTTACGCAGAACGGCATATCGGAAGCCTATGGTTATAACCTGGGCTATATCTGGGAGAATTATTTCAACTATGATAAGACCTTTGGGGTGCATGGTTTGAACCTGACGGCCGGTATGTCGTACAAGGATGAGGGGCTGCTCCGGGGACTGAGCATCAACGGCAGCAATTTTCCCAATAACGAGATCCATCAGATCGGCGCGGCGCAGACTGCCGTTTTGGGCAGTGCTTATGCCAATTCAGGATCGCGGTTCATTTCCTATTTCGGCCGTTTGGGTTATACCTTCAACGAGAAATATATCCTTTCGGGCACCATCCGGCGGGATGCCACTTCGCTGTTTGCCCGCGACTTCCGGGTGGGTTATTTCCCTTCTGCAGGGGTGGCCTGGCGTTTATCTGATGAAAAGTTCATGCATGCTTTATCCTGGATCTCAGAACTGAAACTACGTGGCAGCTGGGGTAAGACAGGTAATTCGAACATCGCTGGATTTGCCTTCCAATCGAATGTATGGACGGGCTCGAACAACAGCGTTGTGTACCCCCTTGGCCCCGGTGAAACGCTTTTTAATGGTACTACGATCGCTGTTCCTTTCTCACCGGCCTTACAATGGGAAACCACTTATTCAACAGATATCGGTATCGATGCAGGCTTCCTCAAAAACAAACTTTCGGTAAGCATCGGTTATTATAACCGGGATAACCGGGACCTGCTAGTCGGCGTTCCTTTACCTCCTTCCAGGGGTTATGGCGGTGTTGCCGGCGCGCCCAATTCGCAGGTGATCAATGCGGCCTCTGTATATAACCGGGGAGTGGAAGTTACTGTTGGCTATGCGGATCGTAAGGGCGACTTTTCTTACAACGTGAGCCTGAATGCAGCCTACAATAAAAACCAGGTAGAATCGCTGGGTACACAAGGCGCGGTGCCGATCGTGGAGGGGGCCTTCTATGATGTACCTAACTCTACGCGTACGGCCATTGGCTCGCAGATCGGCGCCTTCTATGGATTTGTATATGACCATGTGGCCATCGATGCCAACGATGTAGAAAAATACAATGAGCTAGCCAGGAAGGCCACGGGCAATGCCAGCGCAGTGTACCAGGACGGGCTATTGCCTGGCGACCGCATCTATAAAGATGTCAATGGGGATGGTGTTGTAACAGATGATGACCAGACGGTGATCGGCAATCCTATTCCCAAATGGAGCTATGGGGGCAATATTAACCTGGCTTATAAGAACATTGACCTGATGATCGGTATGCAGGGCTTTGCCGGCGTAGACCTGGTCAATGGACTGAATTTTTACATGCAGGGATTTGCGCTGCCCTTCAACGGGAAAACCGATATCCTTAACCGCTGGCAGAAACCCGGGGACATTACGGACATTGCCCGGGTTGGTCAGAATGTACCCAGCAATGTACAGCGGATGTCATCCTGGTATGTAGAGAATGGTTCGTATCTGCGGCTGCGCAACGTGACGCTGGGTTACACCTTCTCTCCTGCCAAATTGAAAGCATTTACCAACAATACACTGACGAGTCTCCGGCTGTATGTTACGGGTCAAAACCTGTTGACGTTTACAAAATATACGGGATTTGACCCTGAAGTGGGTGGTGGCATTTTCGACCGTGGCGTGGATACGGGCGGTTATCCTCATGCCCGTAGCTTTTTGGCAGGTGTACGGTTGTCCTTTTAA
- a CDS encoding FecR domain-containing protein, with the protein MGSKKLTDRQLRQLAKKFIGGTATDEESALLHAWYNSVDADPTEIVQVDAPTSSQEIGAAIFASLQKKIEQERARVLEMPQRSFSWKYAAAAILVLVVGISVYLNLKVKTIDEQLATTNLTVTEVVAPQSTRAVITLTDGKRLYLDSLPDGIIAYEGNARVVKKADEVVYEPTPDTKILHYNTLRVPRGSRVVNLTLSDGSKIWLNAESSVRYPVNFTGATRNVEIMGEAYFEVSKDPQRRFYVSSRGLTTEVLGTHFNVNTYADEPAMKVTLLEGSVHINYAGGGDAMLQPGEQGSVSESSPLLVKKDIDTGAVIAWKNDNFMMKGTDLGALARQMARWYDIQVMFEGKVPNRKFGGAISRNVNLSTMLKALEESGIESQFEEGKVIIK; encoded by the coding sequence ATGGGCAGTAAAAAACTAACGGACAGGCAGCTGAGGCAGCTTGCGAAAAAATTCATAGGGGGGACGGCCACTGATGAAGAAAGCGCCTTACTGCATGCCTGGTATAATTCAGTAGATGCTGATCCTACTGAAATTGTACAGGTTGATGCGCCCACCTCCTCACAGGAGATCGGTGCTGCCATCTTTGCCAGCCTACAGAAAAAAATAGAACAGGAAAGAGCCCGGGTACTGGAAATGCCCCAGCGGTCCTTCTCCTGGAAGTATGCAGCCGCGGCCATCCTGGTACTGGTTGTCGGTATCTCCGTTTACCTGAACCTGAAAGTAAAAACAATAGACGAACAACTGGCCACTACCAACCTTACGGTAACAGAGGTGGTAGCGCCACAGTCCACACGCGCGGTGATCACGCTTACGGACGGGAAGCGGTTGTACCTGGACAGTCTTCCCGATGGCATCATTGCCTATGAAGGCAATGCGCGGGTTGTAAAGAAGGCTGATGAGGTGGTATATGAACCCACACCCGATACAAAGATCCTTCATTATAACACGCTGAGGGTTCCGCGCGGCAGCCGGGTGGTGAACCTCACGCTTTCGGATGGCAGTAAGATCTGGCTCAATGCAGAAAGCTCCGTGCGTTACCCTGTCAATTTTACGGGTGCCACCAGAAATGTGGAGATCATGGGCGAAGCCTATTTTGAGGTGAGCAAGGATCCGCAACGCCGGTTTTATGTAAGCTCCCGCGGATTGACCACGGAAGTGCTGGGCACACATTTCAATGTAAATACGTATGCCGACGAACCGGCGATGAAAGTAACGCTGCTCGAAGGAAGTGTTCATATTAACTACGCAGGTGGCGGTGATGCGATGCTGCAACCCGGTGAACAGGGGAGTGTAAGTGAAAGCAGCCCGCTATTGGTTAAAAAGGATATAGATACGGGGGCAGTGATTGCCTGGAAGAACGACAACTTTATGATGAAGGGAACAGACCTCGGCGCGCTGGCCCGGCAAATGGCACGCTGGTACGATATCCAGGTGATGTTTGAAGGCAAGGTACCCAATCGCAAATTCGGCGGCGCTATCAGCAGGAATGTGAACCTCTCCACGATGCTGAAAGCACTGGAAGAAAGCGGGATCGAAAGTCAGTTTGAAGAAGGCAAGGTCATTATCAAGTGA
- a CDS encoding RNA polymerase sigma factor: MAPNINDTETNLLLLLRAGDEQAFTQIYNLYWEKLFFIAHKRLQSVEDAKEIVQNVFFTLWQKRAQLEIQHLSFYLAAMTRYAVYRHLSNEKRKAGLLSRLHGQRQNTDSFDIDNKQLLDLLVRFAEDLPENYRLVFLHHKLLDEPLESVAKQLGVSPRTAERYVSKVLSIIRHRLQKSGAPLLLLFL, encoded by the coding sequence TTGGCACCAAACATCAACGATACCGAAACTAACCTCTTGCTATTACTGAGAGCCGGAGATGAACAGGCTTTTACCCAGATCTATAACTTGTACTGGGAAAAGCTATTCTTCATCGCACATAAACGTTTGCAATCGGTTGAAGACGCCAAGGAGATCGTTCAAAATGTATTTTTTACACTTTGGCAAAAGCGCGCTCAACTGGAGATCCAGCACCTCTCTTTTTATTTAGCTGCCATGACGCGGTATGCAGTATATCGCCACCTGAGTAATGAAAAAAGAAAAGCAGGACTACTCAGCAGGTTGCACGGTCAGCGTCAGAACACCGACTCTTTCGATATAGACAATAAGCAATTGCTGGACCTGCTCGTACGATTTGCAGAAGACCTGCCGGAAAATTACCGCCTTGTATTTCTACACCATAAATTGTTGGACGAGCCGCTGGAATCAGTGGCAAAACAATTGGGCGTTTCTCCCCGGACTGCCGAAAGGTATGTCAGCAAAGTATTGAGTATCATACGTCATCGCCTGCAAAAGTCAGGTGCTCCACTACTTTTACTTTTTTTATAA
- a CDS encoding TonB-dependent siderophore receptor, whose product MFPVTVGAFEQTAFSPKLGIVYELLPDQLSFFGNYMNGFNNQGGQDFSGLGFKPQQANQWEGGIKVDLFNHRLSSTISYYNIDVTNMTREDLDHPGFSLQDGTQASKGIEAEVIANPIKGLNIVAGYTYNDSKYKRSDKSVEGLRPATAGPQHLANLWLSYRFVSGAVKGLGFGVGGNYGSSSFQTNTATFQFTIPSYTILDATVYYDSRSYRLGLKVDNITNQQYWSFRLAPQMPTRVSANITFRF is encoded by the coding sequence ATTTTTCCTGTTACCGTTGGTGCTTTTGAACAAACCGCGTTCTCTCCCAAGCTTGGTATCGTGTATGAACTGCTGCCCGATCAATTGTCATTCTTTGGCAACTACATGAATGGTTTCAACAACCAGGGCGGTCAGGACTTCAGTGGCCTTGGCTTCAAACCGCAGCAGGCCAATCAATGGGAGGGAGGTATTAAGGTAGATCTGTTTAACCACCGCCTCAGCAGCACCATTAGTTATTATAACATTGATGTTACCAATATGACAAGAGAAGACCTGGATCATCCCGGCTTCAGCCTGCAGGATGGAACCCAGGCGAGCAAAGGCATCGAGGCTGAGGTGATTGCCAATCCCATAAAAGGCCTCAATATAGTGGCTGGTTATACGTACAATGACAGCAAGTACAAACGTTCCGATAAATCGGTGGAGGGATTGCGACCTGCAACCGCTGGTCCTCAGCACCTGGCCAACTTGTGGTTGAGCTACCGCTTCGTTAGCGGCGCCGTGAAAGGATTGGGCTTCGGTGTGGGTGGCAATTATGGCAGCAGTTCCTTCCAGACCAACACCGCCACATTCCAGTTCACGATTCCTTCCTATACCATACTTGATGCCACAGTTTATTACGACAGCCGATCGTATCGGCTTGGCTTGAAGGTCGACAATATCACCAACCAGCAGTATTGGTCATTCCGGCTGGCGCCTCAAATGCCAACCCGCGTATCCGCCAATATTACTTTCAGGTTTTAG
- a CDS encoding DMT family transporter, translating into MTELKKYNTTTWGFMIAFLGSILFSTKAIIVKLAFTHVKVDALTLLTLRMIFSLPFYVAAAWVVSKQQDNTRLTRRQWLYVLILGIFGYYLSSLFDFVGLQYISAGLERLILFLYPTFAVLINAFVFKQPIQRMQKVALVLTYVGIGLAYFGELRVDMHNPNFFYGSLFIFLCAITYSIYIAGSGYIIPKVGAAKFTAYAMLAATGGIFTHFLFAGNTGALQQGAGLWWYGILLAIIATVIPSFLISYGMKKIGSNNVAIISSIGPVSTILQAHFILGEGIFLEQIIGTILVIIGVLLIGWKRNEQTN; encoded by the coding sequence ATGACGGAGCTAAAGAAATATAATACCACTACCTGGGGATTTATGATTGCCTTTCTGGGCTCGATCCTGTTCTCCACGAAAGCGATCATTGTGAAGCTGGCGTTTACGCATGTAAAAGTAGATGCGCTCACGTTGCTCACGCTGCGCATGATCTTTTCGCTGCCCTTTTATGTGGCAGCCGCATGGGTGGTGAGTAAACAACAGGACAATACACGGCTTACCAGGCGCCAATGGCTGTATGTACTGATCCTGGGCATCTTTGGTTATTACCTTAGTAGTTTGTTTGATTTTGTGGGTCTGCAATACATTTCTGCGGGACTGGAAAGGTTGATCCTGTTCCTCTACCCTACTTTCGCGGTATTGATCAATGCGTTTGTATTCAAACAGCCAATCCAACGGATGCAGAAGGTGGCGTTGGTGCTTACGTATGTGGGCATTGGGCTGGCTTATTTTGGTGAACTGCGGGTGGATATGCATAACCCTAACTTCTTTTATGGCAGCCTGTTTATTTTCCTGTGCGCCATTACGTATTCGATCTATATAGCGGGCAGCGGCTATATTATTCCCAAGGTGGGCGCTGCCAAATTTACGGCCTATGCGATGCTGGCGGCTACAGGGGGTATTTTCACGCATTTCCTGTTTGCGGGCAATACCGGCGCTTTACAGCAAGGGGCCGGCCTTTGGTGGTATGGCATCCTGCTGGCCATTATAGCTACTGTAATCCCCTCTTTTCTGATCTCTTATGGCATGAAGAAGATCGGCTCCAATAATGTGGCTATTATTTCCAGTATCGGGCCGGTTTCGACCATATTACAGGCGCATTTTATACTGGGGGAAGGTATTTTCCTGGAACAAATTATTGGTACTATACTGGTTATCATTGGGGTGCTGCTGATAGGCTGGAAAAGAAATGAGCAAACAAATTAA
- a CDS encoding 2,3,4,5-tetrahydropyridine-2,6-dicarboxylate N-succinyltransferase, which yields MELQQLIVEAWGNRELLKENKYSEAVRSVIAEVDKGLLRVASPGEQGWAVNEWVKQAILLYFGIQQMQTWTMGPFEFYDKMVLKSNYKDIGVRAVPHAIARYGAFIGRNVVLMPSYVNIGAYVDEGTMVDTWATVGSCAQIGKGVHLSGGVGIGGVLEPLQATPVIVEDGCFIGSRCIVVEGVVVEKEAVLGANVVLTKSTKIIDVSGAEPVEYKGRVPARSVVIPGSYTKKFPAGEYNVGCALIIGQRKPSTDLKTSLNDALRDFNVSV from the coding sequence ATGGAATTACAACAACTGATTGTTGAAGCCTGGGGCAACCGGGAGTTATTAAAAGAGAATAAATACAGTGAAGCGGTAAGATCTGTGATCGCTGAAGTGGACAAGGGTTTATTGCGGGTAGCCTCTCCCGGTGAGCAGGGCTGGGCGGTGAATGAATGGGTGAAGCAGGCGATCCTGTTGTATTTTGGCATTCAGCAAATGCAGACCTGGACGATGGGGCCTTTTGAATTTTATGATAAAATGGTACTCAAGAGCAATTATAAAGATATTGGTGTGCGTGCGGTACCTCATGCTATTGCACGTTATGGCGCTTTCATTGGCCGCAATGTGGTGTTGATGCCTTCTTATGTAAACATCGGCGCTTATGTAGATGAGGGCACGATGGTGGATACCTGGGCTACCGTAGGCAGCTGTGCACAGATCGGCAAAGGGGTGCACCTGAGTGGCGGCGTAGGCATTGGTGGTGTATTGGAACCTTTACAGGCTACGCCGGTGATCGTGGAAGATGGTTGCTTTATTGGCAGCCGTTGTATTGTAGTGGAAGGTGTAGTGGTAGAAAAAGAAGCGGTGCTGGGCGCGAATGTGGTACTGACCAAGAGCACGAAGATCATCGATGTAAGCGGCGCAGAGCCGGTAGAATACAAGGGCCGGGTACCTGCGCGCAGTGTAGTGATACCAGGTTCGTATACCAAAAAGTTCCCGGCGGGTGAATACAATGTAGGTTGCGCCCTGATCATTGGACAACGCAAACCCAGTACAGACCTGAAGACGAGCCTGAATGATGCATTGCGGGATTTCAATGTGAGCGTGTAG
- a CDS encoding L-threonylcarbamoyladenylate synthase, producing MDFNTDVENSLSVLQAGGLILYPTDTIWGIGCDATNADAVRRIYELKKRPESKSMIVLLADQRDLLQYVASPDLAVFDFLEAATKPTTVIYDGAIGLADNLVGQDGTIAIRIVQETFCKHLIKRFRKPIVSTSANISNEPAPRTFADIPEAIKQQVDYVVQYRQQDAAIAAPSAVVRWERGQVTVIRP from the coding sequence ATGGATTTCAATACCGATGTAGAAAATAGCCTGTCAGTATTGCAGGCAGGTGGCCTCATTTTATATCCTACAGATACCATCTGGGGCATAGGTTGTGATGCCACCAATGCTGATGCGGTGCGCAGGATCTATGAACTGAAGAAAAGACCCGAGTCAAAAAGCATGATCGTATTGCTGGCCGACCAGCGCGATCTGCTTCAGTATGTGGCCAGCCCCGACCTGGCCGTGTTCGATTTCCTGGAGGCAGCTACCAAACCCACCACCGTTATTTATGATGGGGCTATTGGTCTGGCCGACAACCTCGTGGGCCAGGATGGCACCATCGCCATCCGCATTGTACAGGAAACTTTCTGTAAGCACCTCATCAAGCGTTTCCGCAAGCCCATCGTCTCTACTTCCGCCAATATCAGCAATGAGCCCGCACCCCGTACCTTTGCCGATATTCCGGAAGCCATCAAACAACAGGTGGATTATGTGGTGCAATACCGGCAACAGGATGCTGCTATTGCGGCGCCTTCTGCCGTGGTACGATGGGAGCGGGGACAGGTAACAGTGATCAGGCCATAA
- a CDS encoding glycosyltransferase family 9 protein, producing MQFLVIQTAFIGDVVLATGIIEKLHRHFPDAEIDFMVRKGNEGLLKNHPFLREVLVWDKRSGQKNRNLLKLLRQVRSRRYDKVINVQRFAATGLLTAFSGAKETIGFDKNPFSRFFTKRVKHIISDGATTRHEIERNDELIRSFVPGDPMKPRLYPSQADYEKVKPYQEIPYLTISPASVWFTKMYPAGKWALFLQKLPPIYNIYLLGGPGDASLADSIKEAVPNAPVTNLCGQLNFLQSTALMHKAVMNYVNDSAPMHFASAVNAPVTAVYCSTLPSFGFGPLSDKRFIVEIEEPLPCRPCGLHGRKTCPLGHFKCAYNIKEDQLLETIAARES from the coding sequence GTGCAATTCCTCGTCATACAAACTGCCTTCATAGGTGATGTAGTGCTGGCTACCGGCATTATTGAAAAACTGCACCGCCATTTCCCGGATGCAGAGATCGATTTTATGGTACGCAAAGGCAATGAGGGACTGTTGAAGAACCATCCTTTCCTGCGCGAAGTACTGGTATGGGATAAACGCTCCGGCCAAAAGAACAGGAACTTGTTGAAACTGCTTCGGCAGGTACGTTCCCGCAGGTATGATAAGGTGATCAATGTGCAGCGCTTTGCAGCTACCGGATTGCTGACCGCTTTTTCCGGTGCAAAGGAAACCATTGGTTTTGATAAAAATCCTTTCAGTCGCTTTTTTACAAAGCGCGTCAAACACATCATCAGCGATGGCGCCACCACCCGCCACGAAATAGAAAGGAACGACGAGCTCATCAGGTCTTTTGTACCCGGTGACCCCATGAAGCCGAGGCTTTACCCCAGCCAGGCCGATTACGAAAAAGTAAAACCCTATCAGGAAATTCCTTACCTCACCATTTCTCCGGCATCTGTATGGTTTACCAAAATGTACCCTGCCGGTAAATGGGCATTGTTCCTGCAAAAATTACCCCCCATCTATAATATTTACTTGTTGGGTGGTCCCGGCGACGCATCACTGGCCGACAGTATAAAAGAAGCGGTGCCAAATGCACCGGTCACCAATTTATGTGGGCAGCTCAACTTCCTGCAGTCTACCGCCCTCATGCACAAGGCTGTGATGAATTATGTAAATGATTCAGCGCCCATGCACTTTGCTTCTGCTGTCAATGCACCTGTTACAGCCGTGTATTGCTCCACCCTGCCTTCATTTGGATTCGGCCCCTTGTCTGATAAACGATTTATTGTTGAAATAGAAGAACCCCTTCCTTGTCGCCCTTGTGGGCTGCATGGACGCAAAACCTGTCCCCTGGGACATTTCAAATGCGCTTACAACATAAAGGAGGATCAACTGCTGGAAACGATAGCAGCGCGTGAATCGTGA
- a CDS encoding CCA tRNA nucleotidyltransferase: protein MDIRCTDKELFVFNKIGHAAADLGIEAWIIGGFVRDKLIGRNTKDADIVCVGDGIELANRVADRFNPRPPVAFFKTYGTAQIKLKDFYDHQDIEELGISEKGDDPLAERGDDSPAEDGSAPPSFRKEGGGEAAFEIEFVGARKESYRYHSRNPEVLPGTIKDDQDRRDFTINAMAISLNKADFGTLVDPFNGIKDLENKLIRTPLDPLQTFSDDPLRMMRAIRFAAQLGFTIHPPVFQAIKDNVERIRIISQERITDELNKILLSNKPSVGFDLLYKAGLLHIIFPQMIDLVGAEFVDGLGHKDNFYHTLQVVDNISRHTNDLWLRWAALLHDIGKPPTKKFEAGHGWTFHGHEVVGGRMVPRIFARLKLPQNEKMRFVRKLVELHLRPISLTKEDITDSAIRRLLFDAGDDIEALMMLCSADITSKNKQKVKRYLENFELVKLRLHEVEEKDRIRNWQPPITGEMVMEIFGLTPCKQVGDIKNAIREAILDGKIDNNYDAAYDFMLKTADELGLKPVI from the coding sequence ATGGATATCCGGTGTACCGATAAGGAATTATTTGTTTTTAATAAAATTGGCCATGCTGCAGCCGACCTGGGCATAGAAGCCTGGATCATCGGTGGCTTCGTACGCGACAAATTGATTGGCCGCAATACCAAGGATGCCGATATTGTATGCGTAGGCGATGGTATCGAACTCGCCAATCGCGTGGCCGACCGCTTCAACCCCCGCCCCCCTGTCGCTTTTTTCAAGACCTACGGTACCGCACAGATCAAATTGAAAGATTTTTATGACCACCAGGATATAGAAGAATTGGGCATTTCGGAAAAGGGAGACGATCCACTGGCTGAAAGAGGAGATGATTCACCGGCTGAAGACGGATCTGCTCCACCCTCCTTCAGGAAAGAGGGCGGGGGAGAGGCCGCCTTCGAGATCGAATTCGTAGGTGCCCGCAAAGAAAGTTACCGCTACCATAGCCGCAATCCCGAAGTATTGCCTGGCACCATCAAGGACGACCAGGATCGTCGTGATTTTACGATCAATGCCATGGCCATTAGTCTGAATAAAGCCGATTTTGGCACCCTGGTAGATCCTTTTAACGGGATAAAAGACCTGGAAAACAAGCTCATCCGCACACCTCTCGATCCATTACAAACCTTTAGTGATGATCCCCTGCGCATGATGCGGGCCATTCGGTTTGCAGCGCAACTTGGTTTTACCATCCATCCCCCTGTATTCCAGGCCATCAAAGACAATGTAGAACGTATCCGCATAATTTCCCAGGAACGCATCACCGATGAATTGAACAAAATATTACTCAGCAATAAACCCTCTGTGGGCTTCGACCTGTTGTACAAGGCCGGTTTATTGCACATTATTTTCCCCCAAATGATCGACCTGGTGGGAGCTGAATTTGTTGACGGATTGGGACACAAGGATAATTTTTACCATACCCTCCAGGTAGTCGATAACATTAGCCGGCATACCAACGATCTCTGGTTGCGTTGGGCAGCATTATTGCACGATATCGGCAAGCCCCCCACTAAAAAATTTGAGGCCGGTCATGGCTGGACCTTCCATGGCCACGAAGTAGTGGGAGGCCGCATGGTGCCCCGGATCTTCGCCCGGCTAAAGCTCCCCCAAAACGAGAAAATGCGTTTTGTACGCAAGCTCGTTGAACTGCATTTGCGTCCCATTAGTTTAACCAAAGAGGATATTACCGATTCAGCTATCCGCCGCCTGCTGTTTGATGCAGGCGATGATATCGAAGCACTCATGATGTTGTGCAGCGCCGACATTACCTCCAAAAACAAACAAAAGGTAAAACGTTACCTCGAAAATTTCGAATTGGTCAAACTGCGCCTGCACGAAGTAGAGGAAAAAGACCGTATTCGCAATTGGCAGCCACCCATTACCGGTGAAATGGTCATGGAAATATTTGGCCTGACACCCTGTAAACAGGTGGGCGATATTAAAAATGCTATCCGGGAGGCCATCCTGGATGGAAAAATTGACAATAATTATGACGCTGCTTATGATTTTATGCTGAAAACAGCGGACGAATTGGGACTAAAACCTGTCATATAA